A window from Caldisalinibacter kiritimatiensis encodes these proteins:
- a CDS encoding MerR family transcriptional regulator codes for MIDPEKEYSISEVSEITDYPPHVLRYYEKEFELEIPRNKSNHRYYTYKEIEKLKYIKTLQEKGFTNKQIKLILNSPEVLVNEGNEETAVTTLVNQDSNSKPELTSLTNQIQDFLINEIKPKLVERENANLQAIEELKNEIEELKREIRSKERDILICENAKLKMKVKEKSYEVVELKERLRKEKDDNKGIFKKIFKRK; via the coding sequence ATGATAGATCCAGAAAAAGAATATTCAATATCTGAAGTTTCAGAAATTACTGATTATCCACCACATGTTCTGAGATATTACGAAAAGGAATTTGAGTTAGAAATTCCAAGAAACAAATCTAATCACAGATATTACACATATAAGGAAATTGAAAAGCTAAAATATATAAAAACCCTTCAGGAAAAAGGGTTTACTAACAAGCAAATTAAATTAATTCTAAACTCACCAGAAGTATTAGTAAACGAAGGTAATGAGGAAACAGCAGTTACAACCTTAGTAAATCAAGATTCTAATAGTAAGCCTGAATTAACAAGCTTAACAAATCAGATACAGGACTTCCTAATAAACGAAATTAAACCTAAATTAGTAGAACGTGAAAATGCTAACTTACAAGCTATAGAAGAATTAAAGAATGAAATAGAAGAATTAAAAAGAGAAATTAGAAGTAAAGAACGTGACATTTTAATTTGTGAAAATGCTAAATTAAAAATGAAGGTTAAAGAAAAATCATATGAAGTTGTTGAGCTCAAAGAAAGATTACGAAAAGAAAAAGATGATAATAAAGGTATATTTAAAAAAATATTCAAAAGGAAGTAG
- a CDS encoding CheR family methyltransferase, whose product MDKYEFFKKQIYKLTDIDLNLYKEKQMRRRINSLANRNGFKDLEDYFYAIKKDRELFNEFINYLTINVSEFFRNPKQWEVMEHDIIPNLIKRNGKIKIWNSACSTGEEPYTLAMILTKFYNINEIKILATDIDKAAIEKAKIGIYNEKSLKNVHSEYKKKFFKKIGNSYKIDESIKKCIEFKHHNLLKDAYPKDNHLILCRNVMIYFTEEAKVKLYKNFYDSLTDDGVLFVGSTEQIILPERYNFKPIKTFFYGKAI is encoded by the coding sequence ATGGATAAATATGAATTTTTTAAGAAACAAATCTATAAACTTACTGATATCGACTTAAATCTTTATAAAGAAAAGCAAATGAGAAGAAGAATTAACTCACTAGCTAACCGTAATGGTTTTAAAGACTTAGAAGATTATTTTTATGCTATAAAAAAAGATAGAGAATTATTTAACGAATTTATTAACTATTTGACAATTAATGTTTCAGAGTTTTTTAGAAACCCTAAGCAATGGGAAGTTATGGAACATGATATTATACCTAATTTAATTAAAAGAAATGGTAAAATAAAAATATGGAATAGTGCTTGCTCAACAGGTGAAGAACCATACACATTAGCAATGATACTTACTAAATTCTATAATATAAACGAAATAAAAATTTTAGCTACAGATATTGATAAAGCTGCAATTGAAAAAGCAAAGATTGGAATTTATAACGAAAAAAGTTTAAAAAATGTGCATTCAGAATATAAGAAGAAGTTTTTTAAGAAAATAGGTAATTCTTATAAAATAGATGAATCTATTAAAAAGTGTATAGAATTTAAGCATCATAATCTATTGAAAGATGCATATCCTAAAGATAACCATTTGATTTTATGTAGAAATGTGATGATATATTTTACAGAAGAGGCAAAGGTAAAGTTATATAAAAATTTTTATGATTCATTGACTGATGATGGTGTATTATTTGTCGGTAGTACTGAGCAAATCATTTTACCAGAAAGATACAATTTCAAACCTATAAAAACATTTTTTTATGGTAAAGCAATCTAG